The following is a genomic window from Deltaproteobacteria bacterium.
GCGAATCCGCGGCCGAGAGCGCGTGAAGCGGGGACCGGATATGGAATACGCGATAAGCCCTGTTGACGATATCGACGTGGCGTCCCCGGGGGGCCTCAAAAGGCTTTCCGAGGGCGATTTTCAGCGGCTCAGTACTTTCATCCAGCAGGAGCTCGGGATCAAGATGCCGCCGGCAAAGAAGGCGCTACTCGAGTCCAGGCTCCAGAAGCGCCTCCGTGCGCTCGGGTGCAAGACCTTTTCCGAGTACTGCGACACGCTATTCGGCCCCGGCGGCATGGCGCGGGAGCTGGTCTTCATGCTCGACCTGGTCACGACGAACAAAACCGATTTTTTCAGGGAGTCGCATCATTTCGACCTGCTCCTCCAGAGCATACTTCCAGCCATGGTCCGCGAGTCGGGCCGCCGCGTCTCCATCTGGAGCGCCGGCTGCTCAACGGGCGAGGAACCATATACCCTCGCTATGGTCTTAAGCGAGTTCGCGTCAGGCCACCCGGGGCTCGGTTTCGATTTCGATATCCTGGCTACCGACATCTCGACACGGGTGCTTGAGATGGCCAGCAAGGGGATTTACAAGGAAGAGAGACTCGTTCCTGTGCCGGAGAGCTTCAGAAGACGCTATTTCCTGAGGAGCAGAGACAGGTCATCGGGGCTCGTGCGGGTCGCGCCGGAGGTGAGGGAAAAGGTAAGGTTCGCGAGGCTTAACCTCATGGACGAGGAGTTCCCGATTGAAAGCCCGCTCGACATTATCTTCTGCAGGAACGTCATTATCTACTTCAACAGGGAAACGCAGGAGCGGCTCATGTGGAAGTTCTGCAACTACCTCAAGCCCGGCGGGTATCTTTTCCTCGGCCATTCCGAGACGCTTAGCGGGCTCGGGCTTCCGCTTAAGAAAGTAGCCGCGTCCGTATACATAAAGTGCTGAATTCAGGGAGGTGAGCCAAGATGCGAGACCTTTCGGACAGGGAACTCCTGGCCGTCATAGAGGAGAGGCTTGAGGCCAAGGACAAGGCCTATGCCGGGCTTGTCGAGCTTACGGGCAAGCTGGAGGAGCTCAACAGGAAGCTCATAGAATCCGAGGATGTGAAGTCCAGCTTTCTCTCGAACATAAGGAATGAGATAAACAACCCGCTCACGTCTGTCCTTACGATGTCCGAGGTCCTCATATCCGGCGACGAACTGCCGGACCATGCCACCCTCAGATCCATAATAGGGATGATACACAAGGAGTCCTTCAGCCTCAACTTCCAGCTCAGGAACATCTTCGCCGCGGCCGAGCTCGAGGCCGGCGAGGCGGTCCCTGGGTTCTCAAGCGTCGACATGGACTCGATACTTAAGGACGTGGTCTCCTCCCTGGGCCACAGGGCAGCGGAAAAGAAGGTCTCCGTGTACCTTGACGTCCAGACCGAGCTTACTGAGAAGGCATTCCGTACCGATGCCGAAAAAGTGCACAGGATCGCCACTAACCTCCTGGCCAACGCCATCGAGTTCAGCCCGGATGGGGGCGAAATTTCCGTTGCCGCCGCGACCGAGGACGGCTGGCTCAGGATATCGGTGAGGGACCGCGGCCCGGGCATAGACCCCCGCGATTTCAACCTGCTGTTCGAGAGGTTCAGGCAGCTTGACAGCGGCGCTTCGAAGCAGCACCTGGGGCACGGCCTGGGCTTATCGATAGTCAAGGCCACCGTGGACCTCCTCGGCGGGGATATATCGGTCGAGAGCAGCCCGGGAAAAGGGGCGCTCTTTACGGTATCGGTCCCCGAGGCCGACATGGATGTTTCCACCTGCGCCATTTCGATGGACGGCGCCGAGTTCTTTACCCAACCCGAGACCAGAAGGTTCTGATAGAGTGCTGCTGAATACCGTAAAAGCCGGGGGACAGCACTACCTGTACCCCGGGATGCTATTTGCCGAGGCGGGCTCGCACAGCGTCGTGACGGTCCTCGGCTCGTGCATCTCTGTCTGCCTGTGGGACCCTGAGAGGAGGGCCGGGGGCATAAACCACTATCTCCTCCCGTACTGGAACGGAGAGGGCCTGAGGACACCCAAGTACGGCAATATCGCGGTCCCGACGCTGATAGAGAGGCTCCTTCAGGTCGGTTGCGGCAAGTCAAGGCTCGTGGCCAAGGTCTTCGGCGGCGCGAGCGTCCTCGAAAGCTCGGGGGTCCTTAACGTCGGTGAGCGTAATATTACGTTCGCCAGGGGCGCGCTTGCGGAAGCAGGCATACATGTCGCCTGCGAGGACGTCGGCGGAACGCACGGGAGAAAAATAATGTTCCATACCGGCACCGGCGAGGTGTTCGTAAGGAAGATAGGGCGGCATGAATGACGAAAAAGACAAAGGTACTCGTAATAGACGATTCCGCGGTCGTGAGGAAGGTCCTGACGGCCATAATAGGCTCCGAGCCCGACCTCGAGGTCATCGGGGCGGCAAGCGACCCCTTTATCGCTGCCGAGAAGATAGCGCACGACCTGCCTGACGTCATAACCCTCGATGTCGAGATGCCGCGCATGGACGGCATCACCTTTCTCCAGAAGCTCATGAGCCAGCACCCGATACCGACGGTAGTCATCTCGAGCCTCGCGGGCGGAGGCTCGGAGACTGCGCTTAAGGCGCTTGAGTACGGCGCGGTCGAGATTTTGCAGAAGCCGACCATTGGCACTAAGGAGTTTCTCGAGGAATCACGCGTGCTCATATGTGACGCGGTTAGGGCCGCTTCCGTCGCGAAGCTCAGGAGGGTGCCGGTCCATGCGGTCGCCCCGGCCCCCAAGCTCAACGCGGACGCGGTCATCGCTAAATCCAGGCCCACGAAGGCCATGCTCCGGACGACCGAAAAGGTGATCATCCTCGGAGCCTCGACCGGCGGAACCGAAGCGATAAGCGAATTCCTCATGTCCATGCCTCTCGATTCGCCCGGCATAGTCATAGTCCAGCACATGCCCGAAAAGTTCACCGCATCGTTCGCAAAAAGGCTCGACTCCGCGTGCAGGATATCGGTAAAGGAGGCCGAGGACAACGATACCGTCATAAGGGGGAGGGCCCTCATCGCGCCGGGGAACAGGCACATGATGCTAAAGAGGAGCGGCGCGAGATATTATGTCGAGATAAAGGACGGGCCCCTCGTTTCGAGGCACAGGCCGTCGGTTGACGTCCTCTTCCGTTCCGCTGCCATGTACGCCGGGAAGAACGCCGTCGGGGTCATATTGACGGGCATGGGCGACGACGGCTCAAAGGGCATGAAGGAGATGAAGGAGGCCGGCTCATTCAATATCGCGCAGGACGAGCGCACCTCGGTCGTATACGGCATGCCCAAGGAGGCCGTAAAGGCCGGGGCAGTGGACTGCGTGCTGCCGCTTAATGAGATAGCGGGCCGGGTGCTCAAGGAATGCGCTTAGGCTATGCGCATAGAAGGACTATCGCAAACTGATACACGCCTAAAGCTGCCCCGTCCTTTCCGACACGGGCAGACTGCTTTCAATCCAGTAGACACTGTTTTTCCTTCCTTTTCCGGTTT
Proteins encoded in this region:
- a CDS encoding chemotaxis response regulator protein-glutamate methylesterase; this encodes MTKKTKVLVIDDSAVVRKVLTAIIGSEPDLEVIGAASDPFIAAEKIAHDLPDVITLDVEMPRMDGITFLQKLMSQHPIPTVVISSLAGGGSETALKALEYGAVEILQKPTIGTKEFLEESRVLICDAVRAASVAKLRRVPVHAVAPAPKLNADAVIAKSRPTKAMLRTTEKVIILGASTGGTEAISEFLMSMPLDSPGIVIVQHMPEKFTASFAKRLDSACRISVKEAEDNDTVIRGRALIAPGNRHMMLKRSGARYYVEIKDGPLVSRHRPSVDVLFRSAAMYAGKNAVGVILTGMGDDGSKGMKEMKEAGSFNIAQDERTSVVYGMPKEAVKAGAVDCVLPLNEIAGRVLKECA
- a CDS encoding chemotaxis protein CheD, whose translation is MLFAEAGSHSVVTVLGSCISVCLWDPERRAGGINHYLLPYWNGEGLRTPKYGNIAVPTLIERLLQVGCGKSRLVAKVFGGASVLESSGVLNVGERNITFARGALAEAGIHVACEDVGGTHGRKIMFHTGTGEVFVRKIGRHE
- a CDS encoding protein-glutamate O-methyltransferase yields the protein MEYAISPVDDIDVASPGGLKRLSEGDFQRLSTFIQQELGIKMPPAKKALLESRLQKRLRALGCKTFSEYCDTLFGPGGMARELVFMLDLVTTNKTDFFRESHHFDLLLQSILPAMVRESGRRVSIWSAGCSTGEEPYTLAMVLSEFASGHPGLGFDFDILATDISTRVLEMASKGIYKEERLVPVPESFRRRYFLRSRDRSSGLVRVAPEVREKVRFARLNLMDEEFPIESPLDIIFCRNVIIYFNRETQERLMWKFCNYLKPGGYLFLGHSETLSGLGLPLKKVAASVYIKC
- a CDS encoding HAMP domain-containing histidine kinase — protein: MRDLSDRELLAVIEERLEAKDKAYAGLVELTGKLEELNRKLIESEDVKSSFLSNIRNEINNPLTSVLTMSEVLISGDELPDHATLRSIIGMIHKESFSLNFQLRNIFAAAELEAGEAVPGFSSVDMDSILKDVVSSLGHRAAEKKVSVYLDVQTELTEKAFRTDAEKVHRIATNLLANAIEFSPDGGEISVAAATEDGWLRISVRDRGPGIDPRDFNLLFERFRQLDSGASKQHLGHGLGLSIVKATVDLLGGDISVESSPGKGALFTVSVPEADMDVSTCAISMDGAEFFTQPETRRF